The genomic interval GGTGTCATGTATGACACCAGCTCGATCGAGCGCATGCTGATTTCCGTCGTTGTGCGTGAGAAGAATGTGGAAAAAACCGTGCAGGCCATCCTGAAGTCAGCCTATACGGGCGAAATCGGGGACGGGCGCATTTTCGTCATACCGATCGAGGACGCGGTCCGTATCCGTACCGGAGAGAGGGGCGACATAGCCCTTTACAATGCGGAAAAGGAAAAATAATTTCGATAATCACATGCAATTTAAATGAAAAATCATGACAAGCTATATTGTATCTGTTTTTTCTAAGATCGGCATGATGGCAGCCGTCGTTGCGGCCAGCCTGTTTCCCACGAGCCTGAGCGCGCAGGATGTCGCGGGTGCGGCCGATGCAGCGGAACTCGCGCTGGCCGGGGAAACTCCCGTGCTGGATTCGGGCAACACGGCATGGCTGATCGTGGCCACCGTTCTCGTGCTGCTGATGAGCATTCCCGGAATCGCGTTGTTCTACGGCGGGCTGGTGCGCCAGAAAAACGTACTGAGCGTCATCATGCAGACGATGTTCATCGTCGGAGTGGTCAGTATTCTGTGGGTAGCTTTCGGGT from Alistipes ihumii AP11 carries:
- a CDS encoding P-II family nitrogen regulator codes for the protein MKKIEAIIRKSKFEDVKEALLEADIEWFSFYGVRGIGKSREARVYRGVMYDTSSIERMLISVVVREKNVEKTVQAILKSAYTGEIGDGRIFVIPIEDAVRIRTGERGDIALYNAEKEK